A genomic segment from Corylus avellana chromosome ca5, CavTom2PMs-1.0 encodes:
- the LOC132180853 gene encoding uncharacterized oxidoreductase At4g09670-like yields the protein MAENPVRFGIMGCAQIARKVARAIDLAPNSIIYAIASRSVEKAKDFAAGNGLPEAVKIYGSYDQLLDDPFVDAVYMPLPTSLHVKWAVLAAQRKKHLLLEKPTAVDVAELDRILEACESNGVQFMDGSMWLHHPRTAKMKELLSSFGQLNFIQSQSTTSATPEFLESNIRVQPDLDTLGALGDLGWYCIGATLWAKDYQLPTAVTALPDVTRNSAGVILSCTASLHWDQLGGALAIVHCSFLSYTSMDLAISASRGSLHVMDFIIPYQEHSAFFDFTLGAKFVDLHIGWNVKPEEVHVASQLPQEALMVQELARLVEGIRKHESHPDSKWPEISRKTQLVMDAVKKSIDLGCKPVNL from the exons ATGGCTGAAAACCCGGTACGTTTTGGTATCATGGGATGCGCCCAGATAGCCAGGAAAGTGGCTAGAGCCATTGATTTAGCACCCAACTCAATCATCTACGCCATCGCCAGCCGTTCGGTCGAAAAGGCTAAGGATTTTGCGGCCGGAAATGGGTTACCCGAGGCCGTGAAGATCTATGGGAGCTACGATCAGCTGCTCGACGACCCATTTGTGGACGCAGTGTACATGCCCCTGCCGACCAGCCTCCACGTGAAGTGGGCGGTCCTGGCTGCCCAAAGAAAGAAGCATTTGCTTTTGGAGAAACCGACGGCTGTTGATGTGGCAGAGCTTGATCGGATATTGGAAGCATGTGAATCGAACGGTGTACAGTTCATGGATGGAAGCATGTGGCTGCATCATCCTAGGACTGCCAAAATGAAGGAGTTGCTCTCTAGCTTCGGACAACTTAACTTT ATCCAAAGCCAATCAACAACTTCAGCAACCCCGGAATTTTTGGAGAGCAACATAAGAGTACAACCTGACTTGGACACCCTCGGTGCCCTTGGAGACTTAGGCTGGTACTGCATTGGAGCCACCTTGTGGGCTAAGGACTACCAACTGCCAACTGCAGTAACTGCTCTGCCAGATGTTACCCGGAACTCAGCTGGAGTCATCTTGTCATGCACCGCCTCCCTTCACTGGGATCAACTGGGCGGAGCACTTGCAATTGTTCACTGCTCATTCCTGTCCTACACGTCCATGGACTTGGCCATATCTGCTTCCAGAGGATCCCTGCACGTCATGGACTTCATAATCCCCTATCAAGAGCATTCTGCTTTTTTTGACTTCACTTTGGGCGCGAAGTTCGTTGATCTCCATATTGGGTGGAATGTGAAGCCTGAGGAAGTTCACGTGGCTTCTCAGCTCCCTCAAGAGGCTTTGATGGTTCAAGAGCTAGCAAGGCTTGTTGAGGGCATTAGGAAACATGAGTCGCACCCGGATAGCAAATGGCCTGAGATTAGCAGAAAGACGCAGTTAGTAATGGACGCAGTCAAGAAATCCATCGATCTGGGCTGCAAACCTgttaatttataa